The following proteins are co-located in the Imtechella halotolerans genome:
- a CDS encoding NifU family protein, whose translation MTAEELKLNVEKALNEIRPFLESDGGNISLVGIEDGKLVRVRLEGACVACSVNQMTLRSGVEMTIKKYAPQIETVINVS comes from the coding sequence ATGACAGCAGAGGAATTAAAACTAAACGTAGAGAAAGCGTTAAATGAAATTCGCCCCTTTTTGGAGAGCGATGGTGGAAATATTTCTTTAGTAGGCATTGAAGATGGAAAGTTGGTACGAGTGCGATTAGAAGGTGCTTGTGTGGCCTGCAGCGTAAATCAGATGACTTTACGAAGTGGGGTGGAAATGACTATTAAAAAATATGCTCCGCAAATTGAAACTGTCATAAACGTATCATAA
- a CDS encoding NAD(P)/FAD-dependent oxidoreductase: MIKTDILIIGAGPTGLFAVFEAGLLKLKCHLIDALPQPGGQCAEIYPKKPIYDIPGFPEVLAGDLVDNLMEQCKQFEPGFTLGERAETIEKLEDGSFIVTTNKGTKHHARVVAIAGGLGSFEPRKPILDNLEFYEENGVEYFIKNPELFRGKRVVISGGGDSALDWSIFLSDVASQVTLVHRRNEFRGALDSVDKVQELKKAGKINLITPAEVVSLNGDKTLNSVTIEKEGETSILETDFFIPLFGLAPKLGPIGDWGLEIEKNAIKVNNALDYQTNIPGIFAIGDVNTYPGKLKLILCGFHEATLMCQAAYQIINPGKKYVLKYTTVSGIDGFDGTRKEAPKAVVKSIE, from the coding sequence ATGATTAAAACTGATATACTCATTATAGGAGCCGGTCCAACTGGGCTTTTTGCCGTTTTTGAGGCCGGATTGTTGAAACTTAAATGCCATCTTATTGATGCGCTACCTCAGCCTGGTGGACAATGTGCAGAGATTTATCCAAAAAAACCAATTTATGATATTCCCGGATTTCCGGAAGTTCTAGCTGGTGATTTAGTAGATAATTTAATGGAGCAATGCAAGCAGTTTGAACCTGGATTCACCTTGGGTGAACGTGCAGAGACTATTGAAAAATTAGAAGATGGTAGTTTTATAGTAACCACTAATAAGGGAACCAAGCATCATGCTCGAGTTGTTGCAATTGCTGGAGGACTAGGGAGTTTTGAGCCTAGAAAACCTATTTTAGACAATTTGGAGTTTTATGAAGAGAATGGGGTAGAGTATTTTATCAAAAACCCTGAACTCTTTAGGGGTAAGAGAGTTGTTATTTCAGGAGGGGGGGACTCTGCTTTAGATTGGAGTATTTTCTTGTCTGACGTTGCCTCACAAGTAACCCTTGTACATCGAAGAAATGAATTCAGAGGTGCCCTTGATTCTGTTGATAAAGTACAAGAATTAAAAAAGGCCGGAAAAATTAATTTAATAACACCGGCTGAAGTGGTGTCTCTAAATGGTGATAAAACCTTAAATTCTGTTACTATAGAAAAGGAAGGGGAAACTTCTATTCTTGAAACGGATTTCTTTATCCCATTGTTTGGACTAGCGCCAAAATTAGGACCTATTGGCGATTGGGGGCTTGAAATAGAAAAAAATGCAATTAAAGTAAATAATGCACTTGATTATCAAACTAATATTCCAGGTATATTTGCAATTGGAGATGTAAATACTTACCCTGGAAAATTGAAATTGATTTTATGTGGATTTCACGAGGCCACACTCATGTGCCAAGCTGCATATCAAATAATTAATCCTGGAAAAAAATACGTATTAAAGTATACAACTGTTAGTGGTATTGACGGTTTTGATGGTACCAGAAAGGAAGCACCAAAGGCTGTCGTTAAATCAATTGAATAA
- a CDS encoding RagB/SusD family nutrient uptake outer membrane protein, with protein MYRYIKNFTILFLGIAIVSSCSKDILPRNQETADTVFNDPNAYIQALAKIYAGIALSGQQGPAGSPDISGIDEGFSNYLRQYWKAQELSTDLAKIAWNDGNIKDYHTHNWSPSNEFIRATYDRIIYQVALANEFIRQTSDEKLASRGVTGTLLEEIQEYRAEARFMRALSYWHALDLFGNVPFVTDLDGIGAFLPKQISREDLFVYIEEELLEIESQMIAPRQNDFGRADAAAAWTLLAKLYLNAEVYVNEGHYTEALTYINKVIDAGYQVNQNAPYSYLFLADNDTNPSASELIFSINFDGKNTQNYGGMTFLVHASIGGSMIPSDFGVNSGWFGIRTTSAFVNKFPDINGTDSRGAFYTDGQNKEIADQSLFTDGYAMVKFKNVDVNGNAGSDPTGDFPDTDFPMFRLADVYLMYAEAVLRGGQGGSVTQATDYINILRSRAYGNSNGNISTAQLTLDFILDERARELYWEGHRRTDLIRFGKFTGGAYLWPWKGGIQQGTATESYKDLYPIPSTDLIANPTLNQNTGYN; from the coding sequence ATGTATCGATATATAAAAAACTTCACAATTCTATTTTTAGGTATAGCAATTGTTTCTTCTTGCTCTAAGGACATTCTTCCAAGAAATCAAGAAACAGCTGATACTGTATTCAATGATCCAAATGCGTATATACAGGCTCTGGCCAAAATTTACGCTGGTATTGCACTTAGTGGGCAACAAGGACCTGCCGGAAGTCCTGACATTTCAGGTATAGATGAGGGATTCTCAAATTATTTAAGACAGTATTGGAAAGCACAAGAACTTTCAACTGATCTTGCCAAAATTGCATGGAATGATGGCAATATAAAAGATTATCACACTCACAATTGGTCTCCATCAAATGAATTTATAAGAGCCACATATGATCGTATAATATATCAGGTTGCTCTAGCTAATGAATTTATTCGTCAAACTTCTGATGAAAAATTAGCCTCAAGAGGTGTGACTGGAACTCTTCTGGAAGAAATACAGGAATATAGAGCTGAAGCACGTTTCATGAGAGCTCTCAGCTATTGGCATGCCCTTGATTTATTCGGGAACGTTCCATTTGTTACAGACTTGGATGGTATTGGTGCATTTCTACCTAAACAAATTTCAAGAGAAGATCTATTTGTATACATAGAAGAAGAGCTACTGGAAATTGAAAGTCAGATGATAGCTCCTCGTCAAAATGATTTTGGTCGTGCAGACGCAGCTGCGGCATGGACTTTATTAGCAAAACTTTATCTAAATGCAGAAGTTTATGTCAATGAGGGACATTATACCGAAGCCCTGACGTACATTAACAAAGTAATAGACGCAGGATACCAAGTAAATCAGAACGCGCCATATAGTTATTTATTTTTAGCAGACAATGATACTAATCCTTCAGCTAGTGAATTAATTTTTTCTATCAATTTTGATGGAAAAAATACCCAAAATTATGGTGGTATGACATTCCTAGTTCATGCCTCCATCGGAGGGAGCATGATCCCATCGGATTTTGGAGTGAACAGTGGGTGGTTTGGTATACGCACAACAAGTGCATTTGTAAATAAATTCCCAGACATAAATGGAACGGACAGCAGAGGAGCTTTCTATACAGATGGTCAAAACAAGGAAATTGCAGATCAATCTCTTTTTACCGATGGCTATGCGATGGTAAAATTTAAAAACGTTGATGTTAATGGAAATGCAGGCTCCGATCCTACAGGAGATTTCCCAGACACAGACTTCCCGATGTTTCGTTTAGCTGATGTGTATCTTATGTATGCAGAAGCAGTTTTAAGAGGAGGGCAAGGTGGCTCAGTTACTCAAGCCACGGATTATATCAACATATTAAGATCCCGTGCTTATGGAAATTCTAATGGTAATATTTCAACTGCACAACTTACCTTAGATTTTATTCTAGATGAACGCGCAAGAGAATTATATTGGGAAGGACATCGAAGAACGGATCTTATCCGCTTTGGAAAATTCACTGGCGGAGCCTATTTATGGCCTTGGAAAGGTGGTATTCAACAAGGTACAGCAACTGAATCATACAAAGATCTATACCCAATACCATCAACTGATTTAATTGCAAATCCAACACTCAATCAGAATACTGGATATAATTAG
- a CDS encoding SusE domain-containing protein, translated as MKNYISKLTLLLIFTLTLVSCDKDEPVYYLNPDASVDMSLSAQNLVLLKDNSENEILTISWSEPDFGYNAVAQYSILIDTEQGNFSESQTITAGETLNKTLTVAELNKLLLSLELEPEVANNVQFKVKANLSSEVAIESNTVTLNVTPYADKLDLSTTWGIVGSATPNGWDGPDVPFYKTNQPDVYVAYATLGDGEIKFRENNSWTLNHGDNGGDGTLEKDGENMTITAGTYKIVFNLANLTYTIENFTWGLVGDATTNGWDGPDMPMTYDSSSDTWKIIATLKEGKMKFRLNNDWGTNYGDDSNDGTIENGGSDISINAGTYLITMDLNNMSWNAEPIDLWGVIGNATPGGWDTDTDMTYDFKNQVWVVDITLSDGLIKFRANDAWSLNYGDDTNDGILDAGGADISVSSGNYRITLDLVNLRYTLSEN; from the coding sequence ATGAAAAATTATATTTCTAAACTCACACTACTACTTATTTTTACACTCACCCTAGTGAGTTGTGACAAAGATGAGCCAGTGTATTATTTAAATCCTGATGCTTCTGTAGACATGAGTCTCTCTGCTCAGAATTTAGTGTTACTAAAAGACAATTCGGAAAACGAAATTCTTACAATTAGTTGGTCTGAACCTGACTTTGGTTATAATGCTGTTGCTCAATATAGTATCCTAATTGATACAGAACAAGGGAATTTTTCTGAAAGTCAAACAATTACAGCTGGAGAGACTTTAAACAAGACCCTTACTGTGGCCGAACTCAATAAACTATTATTATCCCTCGAATTAGAACCAGAGGTGGCAAATAATGTTCAATTTAAAGTAAAAGCCAATCTCAGTTCTGAAGTTGCTATTGAGTCTAATACTGTAACCTTAAATGTAACTCCTTATGCAGACAAGCTTGATTTATCTACAACATGGGGTATAGTAGGTTCAGCCACTCCAAACGGCTGGGATGGACCTGATGTACCATTCTACAAAACTAATCAACCTGATGTTTATGTAGCTTATGCAACATTAGGTGATGGTGAAATCAAATTTAGAGAAAACAATTCATGGACCCTTAATCATGGTGATAATGGAGGGGATGGAACTCTTGAAAAAGATGGAGAAAATATGACCATTACTGCGGGTACTTACAAAATTGTATTTAACCTTGCTAATCTTACCTATACTATAGAAAACTTTACTTGGGGATTAGTTGGAGATGCCACCACCAATGGATGGGATGGTCCTGATATGCCAATGACCTATGACTCCTCTTCAGATACTTGGAAGATAATTGCAACTTTGAAGGAAGGAAAAATGAAATTCCGACTTAATAATGATTGGGGAACCAATTATGGAGATGATAGCAATGATGGGACAATTGAAAATGGAGGCTCAGACATTTCAATAAATGCTGGCACATACCTTATAACCATGGATTTAAACAACATGAGCTGGAATGCTGAGCCAATAGACCTGTGGGGTGTAATTGGGAATGCTACACCAGGGGGCTGGGATACAGACACAGATATGACCTATGATTTCAAAAACCAAGTATGGGTAGTTGACATAACCTTATCGGATGGTCTTATCAAATTTAGAGCTAATGATGCTTGGAGCCTTAACTATGGCGATGATACCAACGATGGAATTTTAGACGCTGGAGGAGCTGATATTTCTGTATCCTCAGGAAATTATCGTATTACATTAGATCTTGTTAATTTAAGGTATACTCTTTCTGAAAATTAA
- a CDS encoding 2Fe-2S iron-sulfur cluster-binding protein, translating into MSDISIKITDREGVVHEVQAPTDMNMNIMELVRAYELAPEGTIGICGGMAMCASCQCYVTSSHELPEKTPDEEAMLWEAFNVKDNSRLGCQIHLTQELEGLELELAPEA; encoded by the coding sequence ATGTCAGATATCAGTATTAAAATAACCGATAGAGAAGGGGTCGTGCATGAAGTTCAAGCACCAACCGATATGAACATGAATATTATGGAGCTTGTGAGAGCCTATGAATTGGCTCCTGAAGGAACTATAGGTATCTGTGGAGGTATGGCGATGTGCGCTTCTTGTCAATGTTATGTGACTTCATCTCATGAACTTCCTGAGAAGACTCCTGATGAGGAGGCCATGCTTTGGGAAGCTTTTAATGTAAAAGATAATAGTAGGCTTGGTTGTCAGATTCATCTTACCCAGGAACTGGAAGGCCTAGAACTAGAATTAGCTCCTGAGGCATAA
- a CDS encoding SusC/RagA family TonB-linked outer membrane protein, with protein MKAINQLSLFLILCMSLGMSAQNIINGVVTDKITGSPLPGVNVVIKGTTTGTSTDFDGKYQIEAKPGNILVFSYIGFASTEVSVQNSKIINVALEEDAQQLGEVVLIGYGTATKKDLTGSVDKVSTEDFNKGAITSPEQLLAAKTAGVRITSGSGQAGSGAQILIRAGSSLNASNNPLIVVDGVPLDVDKSGLNSINPNDIADFTILKDASATAIFGSRASNGVIMITTKKGQMDSPLQFELQTRIGYSQIDQQVEMLSASQFRDIINASGNPKAALMGNENTNWQDLIYRNAISSFHDLSVSRGYKNANFRSSIGFTNQDGILKTDNFKRTSFSFNYDQRLLENHLKVTLNTKGSVSENRNANQGAIGAAVAFDPTQSVYENNAYGGYFEWLQNDGTPQRLATRNPLSLLLQNYDRGQTNRSISNIILDYKFHFLPEMRVNFNTGYDYSVQRGDVYIPKTAASNYINENAYGFTSTYENINKSRFMDAYLNYVKELESIDSRIDVTAGYSYQHFYRHGRFENSNLQGENRNTDNGLSSENWLESYFGRLFITHKGKYSITATLRNDRSSRFSEKNRNGYFPSAAIAWNISEETFLNEYKTVNNLKLRIGWGVSGQQEIGDFGYLSVYTLGNDRARYQIGNNFIYTYRPEGYDSNVKWEETTTYNAGIDYGLWNNRVSGSIDAYIKKTKDLLNFIPLPAGSNLENALTTNIGEMDSRGLEISINTIPVMNDNFRWDFNLNGTFQHREITKLTLNDDPSFPGTPTGGISGGVGNNIQIHSTGYNPSAFYVFQQVYDTNGRPLEGVYNDTNGDGNINDADKYRYKNPDPDFYFGISSNLTYKNFDWSFTFRGSLGNYMYNNVSSSNGYKNSMFIGAGNYITNASTSLLQTNFVNAQFFSDYYIENASFLKLDNMTFGYNFDLNKTQMRLFITGQNLFTLTNYSGLDPEIPNGIDNNIYPKPRNFLAGLNVTF; from the coding sequence ATGAAAGCAATAAATCAATTATCACTTTTTCTAATACTTTGTATGTCTCTAGGAATGAGCGCACAAAATATTATAAATGGTGTGGTAACAGACAAAATTACAGGGTCGCCTTTACCAGGGGTTAACGTAGTTATTAAAGGTACCACCACGGGAACTTCTACGGACTTTGATGGAAAATACCAAATTGAGGCAAAGCCTGGTAACATATTGGTTTTTTCCTACATAGGATTTGCCAGTACTGAAGTAAGTGTTCAAAATTCAAAAATTATTAATGTTGCATTGGAAGAAGATGCGCAACAACTAGGCGAAGTGGTTCTTATTGGATATGGTACGGCAACCAAAAAAGATTTAACAGGATCCGTAGACAAAGTCTCAACTGAAGACTTCAACAAAGGAGCAATAACCTCTCCAGAACAATTACTAGCAGCTAAGACAGCAGGTGTTCGCATTACAAGTGGAAGTGGACAGGCCGGAAGTGGAGCTCAAATATTAATCCGAGCCGGCTCCTCATTAAACGCCTCTAATAATCCATTAATTGTTGTGGATGGAGTTCCTTTGGATGTTGACAAATCAGGACTTAATTCCATAAATCCAAATGATATAGCAGATTTCACAATTTTAAAGGATGCTTCTGCCACTGCTATTTTTGGCTCCAGGGCATCCAATGGGGTAATTATGATTACCACAAAAAAAGGACAAATGGATTCTCCATTACAATTTGAACTACAGACACGCATAGGATATAGCCAAATAGATCAACAAGTAGAAATGCTTTCGGCTTCTCAATTTAGAGATATAATTAATGCAAGTGGAAACCCAAAAGCTGCCCTCATGGGAAATGAAAATACAAATTGGCAAGATTTAATATATCGCAATGCCATATCCTCTTTTCATGACTTATCTGTAAGCAGAGGGTACAAAAATGCCAACTTTAGGTCTTCAATAGGTTTTACAAATCAGGACGGAATCCTAAAGACTGATAACTTTAAAAGAACTTCGTTTAGTTTCAATTATGATCAACGTTTACTAGAAAATCATTTGAAGGTTACATTAAACACAAAAGGATCTGTATCAGAAAATCGTAATGCTAACCAAGGTGCTATTGGAGCAGCAGTTGCATTTGATCCAACTCAATCTGTATATGAAAATAATGCTTATGGTGGTTACTTCGAATGGCTTCAAAATGATGGCACCCCACAACGCCTTGCAACTAGAAACCCTCTTAGTCTATTACTTCAAAACTATGATAGAGGACAAACGAATCGCAGTATAAGCAATATAATTTTAGATTATAAATTTCACTTCTTACCAGAAATGAGAGTGAACTTTAACACTGGCTATGATTATTCAGTACAAAGAGGTGATGTTTATATACCAAAAACAGCAGCTTCAAACTACATAAATGAAAATGCATATGGATTTACTTCAACATACGAGAACATAAATAAGTCTCGATTTATGGATGCTTATTTGAATTATGTTAAAGAATTAGAATCAATAGACAGTAGAATTGATGTAACGGCAGGTTATTCTTACCAACATTTCTACAGACATGGCCGTTTTGAAAATTCCAACCTTCAAGGTGAAAATAGAAATACCGATAATGGTCTCTCATCTGAAAACTGGTTAGAATCCTATTTTGGTCGTCTTTTTATAACTCATAAAGGTAAATATTCTATTACAGCTACGTTACGTAACGATCGCTCTTCACGTTTTAGCGAGAAAAACCGAAATGGGTACTTCCCATCTGCAGCAATTGCATGGAATATAAGTGAGGAAACATTTCTTAATGAATACAAAACAGTAAATAATCTTAAACTTAGAATTGGTTGGGGTGTAAGTGGACAGCAAGAAATAGGTGACTTTGGATATTTATCAGTATATACTCTTGGGAATGATCGAGCAAGATACCAAATTGGGAATAATTTTATTTATACATATCGCCCAGAAGGATATGACTCTAATGTAAAATGGGAAGAAACCACTACTTATAATGCAGGTATAGACTATGGGCTATGGAATAATAGAGTATCTGGAAGTATTGACGCCTATATCAAGAAAACTAAAGACTTATTAAACTTTATTCCTCTTCCAGCCGGTTCAAATCTCGAGAATGCTTTGACTACTAATATTGGAGAAATGGATTCTCGAGGATTAGAAATCTCAATCAACACAATACCTGTAATGAATGACAATTTCAGATGGGATTTTAATTTAAATGGTACGTTCCAGCATAGGGAGATAACTAAACTAACTCTAAACGATGACCCGAGTTTTCCAGGCACTCCAACAGGAGGAATTTCAGGAGGAGTAGGAAACAATATTCAAATTCATTCAACTGGATATAATCCAAGTGCATTCTATGTTTTCCAACAAGTTTATGATACTAATGGGAGGCCATTGGAAGGTGTTTATAATGACACAAATGGGGATGGCAATATTAATGATGCTGATAAATATCGTTACAAAAATCCAGATCCTGACTTCTATTTTGGTATTTCATCAAATTTGACTTATAAAAATTTTGATTGGAGTTTCACATTTAGAGGTAGCCTTGGAAACTATATGTACAATAATGTTTCATCTAGTAATGGATACAAGAATTCCATGTTCATAGGAGCGGGAAATTACATTACTAACGCCAGTACCAGTCTATTGCAAACAAATTTTGTGAATGCTCAATTTTTCTCTGATTACTACATTGAGAATGCGTCATTCCTTAAGCTCGACAACATGACTTTTGGTTACAACTTTGACCTTAATAAGACTCAAATGAGGCTATTTATTACAGGGCAAAACCTGTTTACACTTACAAATTATAGTGGTTTGGACCCAGAAATACCAAATGGTATAGATAACAACATTTATCCAAAACCAAGAAACTTTTTGGCTGGCCTAAATGTTACCTTTTAA
- a CDS encoding alpha-amylase family glycosyl hydrolase codes for MRTVIFYFITLLSTFSWSQTQNITYSISPATFNETDEITLTFNGNSINESIWGVTGNALYLWAWSLDTNLSNSKDCPTNGTWEASNETNRLTYNAQNDTYSISFSPVTFFNRNGLGRIGFLLKAKNGSGDKKSQDITIDVGIFQLTLSEPTENTIVINQGQILNISATTTMPANFELIANESSIYTLSESTAFNYTYPITQNTNFTLNSTHDSQTITRLFKAIIKPTVTEESLPPGLNDGINYHLNDPSKVTLVLYAPYKEFVHVIGDFNNWEIDNAFLLKKDSAKDRFWIELTSLTPQQKHLFQYLVEFEINIADPYSTTILDEYNDTYINEITYPNLPIYPKGKTTEAVSVFSTGEVPYNWKTTNFQKPSRDNLVIYELLIRDFDLLHSFDAVKARLDYLQNLGINAIELLPVSEFDGNESWGYNPSFHMALDKYYGTTNAFKSLIDECHSRGIAVILDVVYNHASGQHPYFRLWNDSNGGLEGKPTSENPFFNIEAKHSYSVFNDFNHQSEATQDYVERTIKYWIEEYKIDGFRWDLTKGFTQNCVGSTQEICTNAYNADRVEVLKSYADYQWELDPFFYVIFEHLGVGGSADEETEWANYRLSEGKGIMLWNNFNHQYNEATMGYHANNGSNFSTISYKDRGWLSPSNISYMESHDEERLMYKTLNFGNSNSNYNTKNEATALKRMQQAAAFFFTIPGPKMIWQFGELGFDYSIEYNGRVGNKPIRWDYIEDSERRALYDVYSNLIKLKLGEPIFRATDFTINAGDENGLKTVHLTLPSANEGELANVTIIGNFGITTQQINPNFQKEGIWYNILDGNRRFVVSNSTASIVLQPGEYRIYGDQPSALFPDLNIPDQDYDGIADADDLCPDTPLGSMVDIYGCTVYTLPSNNFQISVTNETCRTANNGKINVNVDEKYNYKLSIHGPNNFYNTFSFNTLNWSLDGLFSGIYTLCFTIDEHSDFEQCFTVQISEPEDLSVFTSTKFDEHSASLTMSGANRFLVTLNGITTETSEQKITLQLKNGLNTIKVSTGIDCQGIYEKSIFIQNKIDYYPNPATDKLIVKLNNEDRIVDVLISSLEGKIMYLKTMEIQGNTLEIPMQQLAPGNYFISLKGILTDKTLKIVIK; via the coding sequence ATGAGAACTGTAATATTCTACTTTATTACTCTGTTGAGTACATTCTCGTGGTCGCAAACACAGAATATTACATATTCTATCTCTCCTGCTACCTTCAATGAAACCGATGAAATTACATTAACATTTAATGGTAACAGTATTAATGAATCTATTTGGGGCGTAACTGGAAATGCTTTATATCTTTGGGCTTGGTCTCTTGATACTAACTTATCCAATTCTAAGGATTGCCCAACAAATGGTACTTGGGAAGCTTCAAATGAAACTAATAGACTCACCTATAACGCGCAAAATGACACTTATTCAATATCCTTCTCTCCAGTTACTTTCTTTAATCGTAATGGTCTTGGTAGAATAGGATTTTTACTTAAAGCAAAAAATGGTTCAGGAGACAAAAAGTCCCAAGATATTACAATAGATGTTGGAATTTTCCAACTAACACTTAGCGAGCCAACTGAGAATACCATTGTTATTAACCAGGGGCAAATTTTGAACATTTCTGCTACAACAACGATGCCTGCAAATTTTGAGCTTATAGCAAATGAATCCAGCATATATACGCTTTCAGAATCCACCGCTTTTAATTACACCTACCCCATTACTCAAAATACCAATTTCACGCTTAATTCCACACATGATTCCCAAACCATTACACGTTTATTCAAAGCAATCATAAAACCAACCGTAACAGAAGAATCACTTCCTCCTGGGTTAAATGACGGGATCAACTACCATCTTAATGACCCATCAAAAGTTACACTGGTATTATATGCCCCGTATAAAGAATTTGTTCATGTTATTGGAGATTTCAATAATTGGGAAATAGACAATGCATTTTTATTGAAAAAGGATAGTGCAAAAGATCGGTTTTGGATAGAACTTACTTCACTAACACCACAGCAAAAACACTTATTTCAATACCTAGTTGAATTTGAAATTAATATTGCAGACCCCTATTCAACAACTATACTTGATGAGTATAATGATACCTATATAAATGAAATTACCTATCCCAATCTCCCTATTTATCCAAAAGGTAAAACAACGGAAGCTGTATCCGTATTTAGCACGGGAGAGGTCCCATACAATTGGAAAACAACCAACTTTCAAAAACCTTCGCGCGACAATCTAGTAATATATGAATTACTTATAAGAGATTTTGATCTACTCCATAGTTTTGATGCAGTCAAGGCTCGATTAGATTATCTTCAAAATTTAGGTATTAATGCCATTGAATTACTTCCAGTTAGTGAATTTGATGGTAATGAAAGTTGGGGCTATAATCCTTCATTTCATATGGCACTTGATAAGTATTATGGCACTACAAATGCTTTCAAAAGCCTAATAGATGAATGTCATTCAAGAGGTATTGCTGTTATTCTTGATGTTGTTTATAATCACGCCTCAGGTCAACATCCATATTTTAGGCTATGGAACGACAGTAATGGTGGATTAGAAGGTAAACCCACCTCTGAAAATCCATTTTTCAATATTGAAGCAAAACACTCCTACAGTGTTTTTAATGATTTCAATCATCAATCAGAGGCCACTCAAGATTATGTTGAACGTACTATAAAATATTGGATTGAAGAATATAAAATTGATGGATTTCGTTGGGATCTTACTAAAGGATTTACCCAAAACTGTGTTGGAAGCACTCAAGAAATCTGTACCAACGCTTACAATGCTGATCGTGTAGAGGTTCTAAAATCTTATGCAGATTATCAATGGGAGTTAGACCCTTTCTTTTACGTAATTTTTGAACATTTAGGTGTAGGAGGGTCTGCCGATGAAGAAACCGAATGGGCCAATTACAGATTATCTGAAGGCAAAGGAATAATGCTCTGGAATAACTTTAATCATCAGTACAACGAAGCGACTATGGGGTATCACGCCAATAATGGCTCCAACTTTTCTACAATATCTTATAAAGACAGAGGTTGGTTATCACCTTCAAACATAAGTTATATGGAAAGTCACGATGAAGAGCGACTAATGTATAAGACCCTTAACTTTGGTAATAGCAACTCTAATTATAATACCAAAAATGAAGCTACGGCTCTGAAGAGAATGCAACAAGCTGCCGCCTTTTTCTTTACAATTCCTGGACCAAAAATGATATGGCAATTTGGAGAACTAGGCTTTGATTATTCTATTGAATATAATGGTCGAGTAGGAAACAAGCCGATTCGTTGGGATTACATTGAAGATTCTGAAAGAAGGGCTTTGTATGATGTTTATTCGAATTTAATTAAATTAAAATTAGGAGAACCCATTTTTCGTGCAACAGATTTTACTATTAATGCAGGTGATGAAAATGGGCTTAAAACCGTACATCTAACTTTGCCATCAGCAAATGAAGGAGAACTGGCTAATGTAACCATCATTGGTAATTTTGGAATAACTACCCAACAAATTAATCCAAACTTTCAAAAGGAGGGTATTTGGTACAATATTTTGGACGGAAATAGAAGATTTGTAGTGTCAAATTCGACTGCAAGTATTGTATTGCAACCTGGAGAATATAGAATATATGGAGACCAACCCTCTGCATTATTCCCAGATCTCAATATACCTGATCAAGATTATGATGGAATAGCTGATGCAGATGATTTGTGCCCAGACACACCATTAGGGTCAATGGTAGACATTTATGGTTGTACGGTTTATACACTCCCATCAAACAACTTCCAAATTTCTGTTACTAATGAAACGTGCCGTACAGCAAATAATGGAAAAATAAATGTCAATGTAGACGAGAAGTACAATTATAAACTTTCAATCCATGGCCCCAATAACTTTTACAATACTTTCAGTTTTAACACCCTAAACTGGTCATTAGATGGTTTATTCTCGGGTATATATACCCTATGTTTCACAATAGATGAACATTCAGATTTTGAGCAGTGTTTTACAGTTCAAATTTCGGAACCGGAAGATCTTTCTGTATTTACATCCACAAAATTTGATGAACATTCTGCTTCATTGACTATGAGTGGTGCAAATCGCTTTTTGGTAACACTTAATGGCATAACAACAGAAACAAGTGAACAAAAAATTACCTTACAGCTTAAAAATGGCCTAAACACTATAAAAGTAAGTACAGGGATAGATTGCCAAGGAATTTATGAAAAGTCCATTTTTATACAAAATAAAATTGATTATTACCCGAATCCAGCAACCGATAAACTTATTGTAAAACTAAATAATGAAGATAGAATAGTAGACGTACTAATCAGTAGTCTAGAAGGTAAAATAATGTACCTAAAAACTATGGAAATTCAAGGAAATACGCTAGAAATTCCAATGCAGCAACTTGCTCCAGGCAATTATTTTATTTCATTAAAGGGTATCCTCACCGACAAAACGCTAAAAATTGTTATAAAATGA